A genomic stretch from uncultured Cohaesibacter sp. includes:
- the flbT gene encoding flagellar biosynthesis repressor FlbT has translation MKPMRLTFKSGERFYINGAVIRFPKKTTIELLNEAEFLLENHIIQADETTTPLRQLYFIAQMMFTSPTNVEEAHKTFLKFARSLTDSVDHYRLCAGIQEIVDVVNAGNYYEAMKRIRALYALEESLLSDVVDIHEEKDTRFDHSSSPEARF, from the coding sequence ATGAAACCGATGCGGCTTACTTTCAAATCCGGAGAGCGGTTTTACATCAATGGTGCCGTGATCCGTTTTCCCAAAAAGACAACCATCGAGCTGTTGAATGAAGCAGAGTTCCTGCTCGAAAATCACATCATTCAGGCTGATGAGACAACCACGCCCTTGCGGCAGCTCTATTTCATCGCCCAGATGATGTTCACCTCGCCCACCAACGTCGAAGAGGCACACAAAACCTTCCTGAAATTCGCGCGCAGCCTGACCGATAGTGTCGACCATTATCGACTCTGTGCCGGGATTCAGGAGATCGTGGATGTCGTCAACGCCGGCAACTATTACGAAGCCATGAAACGCATTCGCGCCCTCTACGCTCTGGAAGAAAGTCTTTTAAGCGATGTCGTTGATATCCATGAAGAAAAGGATACGCGCTTTGACCATTCCTCTTCGCCAGAAGCGCGCTTCTAA
- the flgD gene encoding flagellar hook assembly protein FlgD: MSVSPVASGTNAGSTQSSSGVANAMTLDYDAFLQMMVAQMEYQDPTNPTDMSEQMGQLASFSNVEQNIQTNNKLDNVLSQLYVNQSTSLVGKTLSATRNGEEISGTISSVTICTDGVVASLEDGTDVLVSAGVTIS, from the coding sequence ATGTCCGTTTCCCCCGTTGCTTCCGGCACCAATGCCGGCTCCACCCAGTCGTCCTCTGGCGTCGCAAATGCCATGACCCTCGACTATGATGCATTCCTGCAGATGATGGTCGCCCAGATGGAATATCAGGACCCGACCAATCCAACCGATATGTCCGAGCAGATGGGGCAGCTGGCGTCATTCTCCAATGTGGAGCAGAATATCCAGACCAACAACAAGCTCGATAATGTGCTTTCCCAGCTCTATGTGAACCAGTCGACATCTCTGGTTGGCAAAACCCTCTCGGCCACACGCAATGGCGAAGAGATTTCGGGCACGATTTCGTCTGTCACAATTTGCACCGACGGCGTTGTCGCAAGCCTTGAAGATGGCACGGATGTGCTTGTCAGTGCCGGGGTTACGATCTCCTGA
- the flgA gene encoding flagellar basal body P-ring formation chaperone FlgA, with product MAERQRRLLSLLGAMLLLLCLWAQEALAATPAVTLPVPRATIAQGEIITLSALEKRRFRANRIDRFSVVPNINDILGKEAVRRLPVGEPIPKSALRRREAVKRGEPAQLVFQDRGLEIVAHVEPLEDGVVGEIIRVRNVDTGLIIVGRVEENGTISIGP from the coding sequence ATGGCAGAGAGACAGCGCCGTTTGTTGTCTCTGCTTGGTGCAATGCTCCTTCTGCTTTGCCTGTGGGCGCAAGAGGCTTTGGCAGCCACTCCTGCAGTCACCTTGCCGGTGCCCCGCGCGACAATTGCGCAAGGGGAGATAATCACGCTGTCTGCCTTGGAGAAACGCCGTTTCAGAGCCAACAGGATAGATCGCTTTTCGGTGGTGCCCAACATCAACGATATTTTAGGCAAGGAAGCGGTGCGCCGCCTGCCAGTGGGAGAGCCCATTCCCAAGTCAGCCTTGCGGCGACGCGAAGCCGTTAAGCGCGGTGAGCCCGCTCAGTTGGTATTTCAGGATCGCGGTCTGGAAATTGTTGCCCATGTCGAGCCTCTTGAAGATGGCGTCGTGGGAGAGATTATCCGGGTCCGGAATGTGGACACCGGATTGATTATCGTCGGGCGTGTTGAAGAAAATGGAACGATTTCGATAGGGCCATAA
- the flgI gene encoding flagellar basal body P-ring protein FlgI, with protein sequence MTIFSRCLAAAICTLLLATSVNAAVRIKDVTSLEGMRDNQIIGYGLVVGLKGSGDTMRNSPFTEQSLQSMLDSMGVNVRDANLRTRNVAAVVVTANFPAFVKKGTKIDINVASLGDASSLSGGTLIATPMMGSDGKVYAVAQGGLAVAGFSEQGDAQSLREGIATSGMIPNGAIVERELADDFINLRSFVLQLTNPDFNTAVRIADAINAFSRERYGVKLAKERDFRSVVLRKPGKVSATRFIAQIEGLAIQPDTPAKVVVDERTGTVVIGNHVQISTVAVTYGSMVVRITERPIASQPEPFSENGQTVVLPDTSIDVNQDGGSLSIIGGTDLQTIVSGLNRIGLRPSGVISILQTMKTVGALQAELVIQ encoded by the coding sequence ATGACAATTTTCAGCAGATGCCTCGCGGCAGCCATATGCACCCTGTTGCTGGCAACCAGTGTCAATGCAGCCGTGCGCATCAAGGATGTGACCTCTCTGGAGGGCATGCGCGATAACCAGATCATCGGCTATGGGCTCGTCGTCGGGCTGAAGGGCTCGGGCGATACCATGCGCAACTCGCCCTTTACCGAGCAATCGCTACAATCCATGCTCGATAGCATGGGGGTCAATGTGCGCGATGCCAATCTGAGAACCCGTAACGTTGCTGCCGTCGTCGTGACGGCCAATTTCCCTGCCTTTGTCAAAAAGGGCACGAAAATAGATATCAATGTGGCCTCGTTGGGGGACGCATCGTCTCTGTCAGGGGGTACGCTGATCGCAACCCCGATGATGGGATCGGATGGCAAGGTCTATGCCGTTGCACAAGGGGGACTTGCCGTTGCCGGCTTCTCCGAACAGGGAGACGCTCAATCCCTGCGTGAAGGCATAGCCACATCCGGCATGATTCCAAATGGCGCAATCGTCGAGCGGGAACTAGCCGATGATTTCATCAATCTGCGGTCCTTCGTGCTGCAGCTGACCAATCCGGATTTCAACACGGCTGTACGCATCGCCGATGCCATCAATGCCTTCTCCCGCGAGCGCTATGGCGTAAAGCTGGCCAAGGAGCGCGACTTCCGCTCTGTCGTCCTGCGCAAGCCTGGCAAGGTAAGCGCCACCCGCTTCATCGCCCAGATTGAGGGACTGGCTATTCAGCCCGATACGCCCGCCAAGGTGGTGGTCGATGAACGCACGGGCACTGTCGTCATCGGCAATCATGTGCAGATCTCTACGGTCGCGGTGACCTATGGCAGCATGGTGGTCCGCATCACCGAAAGACCGATCGCAAGCCAGCCAGAGCCATTCTCCGAAAATGGGCAGACCGTCGTCTTGCCGGACACCAGCATCGACGTCAATCAGGATGGCGGCTCCCTGTCCATCATCGGGGGGACAGACTTGCAGACGATTGTCAGTGGGCTTAACCGGATCGGGCTCAGGCCATCTGGCGTGATCTCCATCCTGCAAACCATGAAAACGGTCGGCGCTCTGCAAGCGGAACTCGTGATCCAGTAG
- the fliQ gene encoding flagellar biosynthesis protein FliQ, whose translation MNEVDALDLVREAFWTVIVAASPAVGAAMVIGLAIALFQALTQVQEMTLTFIPKILVIFLMLIASGTFIGTQITSFTQIVYDHIEHGF comes from the coding sequence ATGAATGAAGTTGATGCACTCGATCTTGTTCGGGAAGCCTTTTGGACCGTGATTGTTGCAGCCAGCCCCGCCGTGGGAGCTGCAATGGTTATCGGTCTTGCCATTGCCCTGTTTCAGGCCTTGACGCAGGTGCAGGAAATGACACTGACCTTCATTCCAAAGATCCTCGTCATTTTCCTGATGCTCATCGCCAGCGGCACTTTCATAGGCACCCAGATCACCAGCTTCACCCAGATCGTTTACGATCATATCGAGCATGGCTTTTAG
- a CDS encoding response regulator transcription factor yields MIVLIEKRELVSDGYTAGFQREGVPSIGIVPQEFGSWVTSLSDTDINAVEAFLLGDCEERISYPGLIRSRCRKTPLIALNDKTSLEQTLDLFAAGFDDVVSKPIHVKEILVRAAVISRRAGVEAEMQHEEGDVRVYFDGRSPEICGEALELPRRERRILEYLVKNRDRRVSRAQIYNAVYGLLNEDVEETVVESHISKLRKKLKLRLGYDPIDSKRYLGYMFNALTEQG; encoded by the coding sequence ATGATCGTACTAATTGAAAAGCGGGAGCTGGTGTCTGACGGCTATACCGCCGGATTTCAGCGGGAAGGTGTGCCCTCCATCGGCATTGTGCCGCAGGAATTCGGCAGTTGGGTTACCTCTCTGTCTGATACAGATATCAATGCGGTTGAAGCTTTCCTTCTGGGGGATTGTGAGGAAAGGATCAGTTATCCTGGTCTCATTCGATCCCGTTGCCGCAAAACCCCCCTCATCGCACTCAATGACAAAACCTCTCTGGAACAGACCCTGGATCTGTTTGCAGCCGGTTTTGATGATGTGGTTAGCAAACCTATCCATGTAAAAGAAATCCTCGTCAGAGCTGCTGTGATCAGCCGTCGAGCAGGAGTAGAAGCTGAAATGCAGCATGAAGAAGGCGATGTCCGTGTCTATTTCGACGGGCGTTCCCCAGAGATTTGCGGTGAAGCGCTCGAGCTTCCGCGTCGTGAGCGTCGCATTCTGGAATATCTTGTCAAGAACAGGGATCGTCGCGTGAGCCGCGCTCAGATCTATAATGCGGTTTATGGGCTGCTGAACGAAGATGTCGAAGAAACCGTCGTGGAAAGCCATATTAGCAAGCTGCGTAAAAAGCTGAAGCTGCGCCTTGGCTATGATCCCATCGATTCCAAACGTTATCTTGGCTATATGTTCAACGCTCTCACTGAGCAGGGCTAG
- the flaF gene encoding flagellar biosynthesis regulator FlaF translates to MYTSYYAESSQLSGSCQKSNEIEAINHLVDLLKEAKVQGIQSAVGINALYQTNLVWCFLLEDLAKPENTMPDQLKADLVSIGLFILKEVGRIRQNESDNLDALIDLNTMISTGLAQ, encoded by the coding sequence ATGTACACTTCTTATTATGCGGAAAGCTCTCAACTGTCTGGATCATGCCAGAAAAGCAACGAAATCGAAGCAATCAATCATCTGGTTGATCTCTTGAAGGAGGCGAAAGTTCAGGGGATCCAGTCTGCCGTTGGCATCAATGCGCTTTATCAGACCAATCTCGTCTGGTGCTTTTTGCTCGAAGACCTGGCAAAGCCGGAAAATACAATGCCCGATCAGCTCAAGGCCGACCTTGTTTCCATCGGTCTCTTCATTCTCAAGGAAGTTGGCCGGATTCGCCAAAATGAGAGCGACAATCTTGATGCGCTTATCGACCTCAACACCATGATCAGCACAGGATTAGCACAATGA
- a CDS encoding flagellar hook-associated family protein: protein MTNYISSLSFSTATNKSISSQTSNLVKLQKEVSSGRHYDVGLHLGSSTGEAVSIRAQFHTLNAIVDTNALISSSLDVGVQALENVSTAASSFQSTLLTSIGSPTARSVIVSSAKGNLDELISSLNTSFNGSFIFAGINTEETPIEIYETGSSNKTAIDASFNAKFGFGPDDPQVANITVADIEDYLDNGFATEFNAANWGANWSTATDEVTSSRISATEVIDTSVSANEESLRKLTMAYTMVSSIGAENMSQKAFDAVANKATELIGSAIQDLNNVIGKAGNAQARVSDASDRLAIQTDTLNERIVDLENVDKTEASVQLSSAVTQLELTYAITSRMQKLSLLNYL, encoded by the coding sequence ATGACGAACTATATCTCTTCCCTTTCGTTTTCAACGGCGACAAACAAATCCATTTCTTCGCAAACGAGCAATCTGGTAAAGCTCCAGAAGGAAGTCTCTTCAGGCAGGCATTATGATGTTGGTCTGCATCTGGGCAGCTCCACAGGCGAGGCCGTTTCCATCCGGGCGCAGTTCCATACGCTCAATGCCATTGTCGACACCAACGCTCTGATTTCCAGCAGTCTGGATGTGGGCGTGCAAGCGCTGGAAAATGTTTCCACCGCAGCGTCCAGCTTCCAGTCCACCTTGCTGACATCCATCGGCAGTCCAACGGCACGCAGCGTGATCGTCTCAAGCGCCAAGGGCAATCTGGATGAGTTGATTTCCAGCCTTAACACGTCATTCAACGGCTCGTTTATCTTCGCTGGCATCAACACCGAAGAAACGCCGATTGAGATCTATGAAACCGGATCATCAAACAAGACCGCCATTGACGCCTCTTTCAATGCCAAATTCGGCTTCGGACCGGATGATCCTCAAGTGGCCAATATCACCGTGGCCGATATCGAGGATTATCTTGATAATGGCTTTGCCACCGAGTTCAATGCTGCCAACTGGGGGGCTAACTGGTCAACGGCGACCGACGAGGTAACCTCCAGCAGAATTTCTGCCACCGAAGTGATCGACACATCGGTCAGCGCAAACGAAGAATCCCTGCGCAAGTTGACAATGGCATACACGATGGTCTCTTCCATCGGGGCAGAGAATATGTCGCAGAAAGCGTTCGATGCTGTTGCCAACAAGGCGACCGAACTTATCGGTTCGGCCATTCAGGACCTTAACAATGTCATCGGCAAGGCCGGTAACGCGCAGGCGCGGGTCTCCGACGCCTCCGATCGTCTTGCGATCCAGACCGATACTCTGAACGAACGCATCGTCGATCTGGAAAATGTCGATAAAACAGAAGCTTCGGTTCAATTGTCCAGCGCGGTCACGCAACTTGAGCTGACCTACGCAATCACCAGCCGCATGCAGAAATTGAGCTTGTTGAACTATCTCTAG
- the flgG gene encoding flagellar basal-body rod protein FlgG: MKALAIAATGMSAQQLNVEVIANNISNMNTTGFKRARAEFTDLLYQAVRVQGVPNRTGEAPIPEGAQLGLGVRAAAIRNLHTQGTLNNTSGSFDLAIDGKGWFTVSNADGETFYTRAGSFNTNGEGRLVTSDGYPVEPAITVPEDTTDIEINETGQVYAKIDGQDAPQLLGQLQMAVFANDSGLEAKGANLFAETEASGEAVEGNAGDEGFGIIRQGYLEDSNVDPVKEITALIAAQRGYEMNSKVIQAVDDMAGVVTQGIR, from the coding sequence ATGAAAGCTCTTGCCATTGCTGCGACCGGAATGAGCGCGCAGCAGCTTAATGTTGAAGTGATTGCCAACAACATCTCCAACATGAACACCACCGGCTTCAAGCGGGCGCGTGCCGAATTCACAGACCTTCTGTATCAGGCCGTGCGTGTGCAGGGAGTTCCCAACCGCACAGGTGAAGCGCCGATACCGGAAGGGGCCCAGCTTGGCCTTGGTGTGCGGGCTGCTGCAATCCGCAATCTGCATACCCAAGGCACTCTGAATAACACATCGGGTAGTTTCGATCTGGCCATTGATGGCAAGGGCTGGTTCACGGTCAGCAATGCCGATGGCGAGACCTTCTATACCCGAGCCGGGTCTTTCAACACCAATGGCGAGGGGCGGCTCGTAACGTCCGATGGCTATCCGGTTGAGCCAGCCATCACGGTGCCTGAAGACACAACAGATATCGAGATCAACGAAACCGGTCAGGTTTATGCCAAAATCGACGGACAGGACGCGCCTCAGTTGCTTGGACAGCTGCAAATGGCTGTCTTTGCCAATGATTCCGGCCTGGAAGCCAAGGGAGCCAACCTGTTTGCAGAAACCGAGGCTTCCGGTGAAGCGGTCGAGGGCAATGCCGGTGACGAGGGCTTCGGCATCATCCGACAGGGATATCTGGAAGATTCCAACGTTGATCCGGTCAAGGAAATCACAGCTCTCATCGCAGCCCAGCGTGGCTATGAGATGAACTCCAAGGTTATTCAGGCTGTCGACGATATGGCAGGCGTTGTCACGCAGGGAATACGCTGA